Within Halobacterium jilantaiense, the genomic segment CGAACTCGCCGACCTCGCCGCCGCGGCGGGCGACGGCAGCCAAGACGAGAAAGTCCGGCTGCTGTTCGGGCTGTTCAATCGGTGTTCGAGCGAGGAGGCCCGGTACCTCTCCCGGCTCGTCCTCGGCGAGATGCGCATCGGCGTCGGCGAGGGCACCGTGCGGGACGCCGTCGTCGAGGCGTTCGACGTGCCCGCGGCGTCGGTCGAGCGCGCGCTCCAGGTGTCGAACGACTACGGGCTCGTCGCCGAGACGGCACGCGACGACGGTGAGGCGGCGCTTGACGCGATGGGGCTGGAAGTCGGTCGGCCGGTGCAGGCGATGCTCGCGCAGGCCGGCACCGTCACCGACGCGCTCGACGAGTGGGGGACGGCGGCCGTGGAGACGAAGTTCGACGGGGCGCGGGTCCAGGTCCACTACGACGGCGACGAGGTCGCGCTGTACTCGCGGAACATGGAGGACGTGACCGACGCGCTCCCCGAACTCGTGGAGTTCGTCGAGGAGCACGTCGACCCCCCAGTCATCCTCGACGGGGAGGCGGTCGCGGTCGACGAGGACGGCGACCCGCTGCCGTTCCAGGAGATTCTCAAGCGCTTCCGCCGCAAGCACGACGTGGCGGCGATGCGCGAGGAGGTCGCGGTCGAACTCCACGCGTTCGACTGCCTGCACGCGAACGGAGAAGACCTCCTCGGCGTGCCGTTCCGGGAGCGCCACGACCGCCTCCGGTCGGTCGTCGGCGACAAGTCCGCCGTCTCAGAGTTGCTCGTCACCGACGACGCCGACGAGATTGCGGACTTCGAGGCAGCGGCCCTCGACGGCGGCCACGAGGGTATCATGCTGAAGAACCCGGAGGCGGCGTACACGCCCGGCGACCGGGGGAGAGACTGGCTGAAGCGCAAGCCCGACGTGGAAACTCTCGACCTCGTTGTGACGGGCGCGGAGTGGGGCGAGGGTCGGCGAGCCTCGTTCCTCGGAACGTTCCTGCTGTCGGCCCGCAACGAGGCGTCGAGCGAGTTCGAGACCATCGGGAAGGTCGCGACGGGACTCACCGACGAGGAGCTCGACGCCCTCACCGACCGCCTGGAACCCCATATCCGACAGGAGGACGGGCAGGACGTCGACATCGAGCCGGCGGTCGTGCTGGAGGTGGGGTACGAGGAGATTCAGGCGTCGCCGACGTACTCCTCGGGGTACGCGCTGCGGTTCCCGCGGTACGTCTCCGTCCGCGAGGACAAGACCCCGGAGACCGCCGACACCATCGAGCGCGTCGAACGGCTCGCCGACCAGCAGGGGTAGGTCGCCGACGCCCGAGGCTTCAAGCCGAATCCGCGCCAAACACCGACGTGACCTACAGAGGGGCCGTCCTCGACCTCGACGGCACTGTCCTTCGCGGCGGCGACCTGCTCCCGGGTGCCCGGACGGGTGTCGCGGCGCTCCGCGAGCACACCGAGTCCGTCCTGTTCCTGACGAACAATCCGACGCGGCCCGCCAGCGACCACGCCGAGCGCCTGCGCGACCTCGGCATCGAGGCGAGTGCGGACGACGTGCTCACGTCGGCAGACGCGACGGTCGCCTACCTCCGGGACCGCCACGCGGACGAGCCCGCGTTCGCCATCGCCGAGTCGTCTATCGTCGACCAGCTACGGGCGGGCGACGTGTCGCTGACCGACGACCCCGGGGCGGCGGGCGTCGTCGTGGCGGGCTACGACCGCGAGTTCCACTTCCGAGACCTCCAGGCCGCCCTCGACGCGATGGACGACGACACCGCGTTCGTCGGCACGGACCCGGACCGCACGATTCCGGGAGCGGATGGCCTCGAACCGGGGTCAGGCGCAATCGTCCACGCCGTCGCCGGCGTCACCGACCGCGAGCCGGACGCGGTTCTCGGTAAACCCTCGGAGACGACGGCGCGGCTGGCGGCGGACCGCATCGGCGTGCCGCCAGAGGACTGTCTGCTCGTCGGCGACCGCCTGGAGACGGACGTCGCGATGGGCGATCGCGCCGGGATGACGACCGCGCTCGTGCGGACGGGCGTCGACGGCGACGACGAAGTCGACGCGAGCGACCGACGACCAGACTTCGTCCTCGACTCGCTCGGGGACGTGGTGGAGCTGCTCGGCTGAGTGCGACCAGCAGCGGTCGGCCTACGCGCTGGGAACGACGGCAGTGCCTTTTGTCCGGCCCGCCGTATCCAGTGGCATGACCGTCTCACACGCGGGTCTGACCGTCGACTGGCTCGGCTACGCGACAGCGCGCGTCGAGTGGCCGGACGGCACCGTCACCTACACCGACCCCGGCCGGTACGGCGTCCTCACGGGCGAGTGGACGCCCGGCGACTTCGACGGCGCACGACACCACCCGCCAGCGAGCGACTACCACGAACAGGACGCGGACCTCGTGGTCGTCACGCACGACCACCACTACGACCCCCACGGCATCGAGCGAGTGGCCGGCGACGACGCCACTGTCGTCGTCTACGAAGCCGTCAGCGCCGAGACGGCCAGCCGGAACGTCACCCCCGTCGATTCCCTCGACTACGACGTCGAGCGAGTGGCGTACGGCGACAGTCCGACAGTCTCGGGCGTCGACATCCGGACCGTCAAGGCGGAGACGGCCCCCGACGAACCCGGCGGCGAATCCTCGCACCC encodes:
- the ligA gene encoding ATP-dependent DNA ligase LigA; this translates as MEFQEFAARAADVEAEPADLEVVDLVADLFAAAGDDLGVVARFVQGRVFPAHSETKLDIGPRLCYEALARAAGRNVDVDEIEDLLADAGDIGAVAAGLDLGGQAGLGAFGDGGGGDDLTVRGVADELADLAAAAGDGSQDEKVRLLFGLFNRCSSEEARYLSRLVLGEMRIGVGEGTVRDAVVEAFDVPAASVERALQVSNDYGLVAETARDDGEAALDAMGLEVGRPVQAMLAQAGTVTDALDEWGTAAVETKFDGARVQVHYDGDEVALYSRNMEDVTDALPELVEFVEEHVDPPVILDGEAVAVDEDGDPLPFQEILKRFRRKHDVAAMREEVAVELHAFDCLHANGEDLLGVPFRERHDRLRSVVGDKSAVSELLVTDDADEIADFEAAALDGGHEGIMLKNPEAAYTPGDRGRDWLKRKPDVETLDLVVTGAEWGEGRRASFLGTFLLSARNEASSEFETIGKVATGLTDEELDALTDRLEPHIRQEDGQDVDIEPAVVLEVGYEEIQASPTYSSGYALRFPRYVSVREDKTPETADTIERVERLADQQG
- a CDS encoding HAD-IIA family hydrolase, which translates into the protein MTYRGAVLDLDGTVLRGGDLLPGARTGVAALREHTESVLFLTNNPTRPASDHAERLRDLGIEASADDVLTSADATVAYLRDRHADEPAFAIAESSIVDQLRAGDVSLTDDPGAAGVVVAGYDREFHFRDLQAALDAMDDDTAFVGTDPDRTIPGADGLEPGSGAIVHAVAGVTDREPDAVLGKPSETTARLAADRIGVPPEDCLLVGDRLETDVAMGDRAGMTTALVRTGVDGDDEVDASDRRPDFVLDSLGDVVELLG
- a CDS encoding MBL fold metallo-hydrolase, which encodes MTVSHAGLTVDWLGYATARVEWPDGTVTYTDPGRYGVLTGEWTPGDFDGARHHPPASDYHEQDADLVVVTHDHHYDPHGIERVAGDDATVVVYEAVSAETASRNVTPVDSLDYDVERVAYGDSPTVSGVDIRTVKAETAPDEPGGESSHPPGFGCGYALTHEDTTVFYPGDSDALAAHGDVHPDVFLPPLSRRITMGEAEAADLAERLDPGLVVPVHYNTFEGLVGDSRLFASDVASRGIPVALDER